tgagtgtgggtGGATGTGGAGAGTGTGGCAGCGGTACTCACTCGACGTTGCGGCCGCAGGACGCTGGGTACACCATGGAGAGGCGCAGCCGGTTGTCCGGCCCGATGACGTACATGGCCCGCACCGTCATCGCCTTCTCCACGTTGTCCTTGTCGCGCTCGTCGATCATGTCCAGCTTGACGGCCAGCTCGCGAGTCTCGTCGGACACGATGGGGTACGGGAAGTCGCCGGGAATGTCCTTGCAGTACGACTTGATGTCCTGTGGACAACACAGGGGTAATATTCTCGAGCTCTGGTGTAAAATGTAAGTATTATGGAGCTTATTTATCTTACGATACACTCAAAAATAGTCATTAGTGTGGAAAACTCACATTGACCCAGTCGACGTGGTCCTTGAGTTTGTCGCAGGAGAGCGCCAGCAGCTTGACTCCTCGCTTCTGGAACTCCGGGTTGTGGACGGCGATGCGTCCCAGCTCTGTGGTACACACCGGCGTGAAGTCTGCTGGGTGTGAGAACAGAACACACCACCTGTGCaacaaagatataaatttgcaggTTAATACTCTGTGACACATATTTCGAAGACATTTTTAAAGTTGTCTTTGCTGTGACATTGTTTCTTCATTACTATTTTGCAGGATAAAGATTGTTTCCAGTACACAAAAAGGAAATAAGAAGGCACATTAACGAAGTTACAAGAAAATAAGAGGTCAAATGTTTACATATTTAGGAGTGATTACTAAAGAAAACATTTAATAGAAGTAGCCTTACATGGAGCGCTGCATCTAATGGAAAAATCATAtccaataactatttcaaaaaacaTGGATATGCAGAGACGCTAAAATACAAGCAAAATACTCATTAATGAGCTACAAATTGACCTGAATATTTTATATCTGCtaagaacccaagacagaaaaatattaagaagcAGTGATCATATAATAATCACACACTAAAAAATTATAGAATGAAAAATAAATGGAAGTTAACCACttgttttgtatttatacagaATGGATGAAAATTTTccaaacaaaagaaatttatttagCACCTCTGTGAGAATGAGTAACAAACACCTGAA
The genomic region above belongs to Schistocerca serialis cubense isolate TAMUIC-IGC-003099 chromosome 6, iqSchSeri2.2, whole genome shotgun sequence and contains:
- the LOC126483978 gene encoding peroxiredoxin-6-like, with amino-acid sequence MKLESIVPNFKAPSTQGPLDFYKWKGDSWCVLFSHPADFTPVCTTELGRIAVHNPEFQKRGVKLLALSCDKLKDHVDWVNDIKSYCKDIPGDFPYPIVSDETRELAVKLDMIDERDKDNVEKAMTVRAMYVIGPDNRLRLSMVYPASCGRNVDELLRVIDSLQLTDRLKVVATPANWTPGTKVMILPHVPDQDLPKLFPGGVERVSMPSGNNYVRTTTDY